The Dyadobacter sp. 676 DNA window ACCTCGCGATGGAAGTCGAGACTTACGGCAGCAGTATTTTCCTTTACCGGCAGTTCATCTACGAAGATGGTTCGCTTTTCTACCTGACCGGCCTCAAAGACGGCTTGTACGGTGCCCGTGTCAAGCGAAAAAATTCCTACGGCGCCAATTTTGAGGTGAATGCGGTGGTACTGGAATTTTTGTACACCAAAGACCAGGGCGGCGATGATTTCGTACTGGACAATGGCAAGAAACGCGGGCACGACAACTATTTCAACAACCAGCAGGTCCGCGATGGCTGGGGATATTACGACAGGACGATCGGCACGCCGTTCATCCCCCCCACTTCGCAGACCAAATGGAAATGGCCCAATTATGCCGACAATTTTACGAGTAACAACCGCGTAGCGATGCTTCATCTGGGCTTCGAAGGGACATTGTTCCGCAGGGTGCAATGGATGGGTAAATTCTCCTTCTCGGAAAACAGCGGCGCCTACCTCGAACCGTTCCACGGATCGCCCAGGCAATTCTCGGGCATGCTCATGATGCAATCCAAGCTCGATGTCCTCGGCGGGCTGACGCTGAAAGGCGCCTATGCCGCGGATATAGGCGATTTATACCGCAAAACCTATGGATTTATGCTTGGAGTAAGAAAAGACTTCTCCTTCTACTGATCCGATCTCACAAGTTATTTCTGATTTTTTCGGCCAGCGCCGCCAATTCTTCCTGCGAGGTTTTTATCTTTTTACTAAAATCCGCATCCGCCATGCTGTTCAGCGGAAGCAGATGAACGTGTGCATGGGGCACTTCCAGGCCAATTACGCTCACGCCGATCCGCAGGCAGGGCACCGTCTTCTCCAATGCGGGCACAATGCTTTTGGCAAACCGGAACAGGCGGGTGTACAGCTCGTCGTCGAGATCGAAAAGATAATCCACTTCCTTCTTAGGGATAACCAGCGTATGCCCTTTTGTTATGGGGAAAGCGTCCAGAAATGCGAGAAAATCCGCTGTTTCCGCTATTTTGTGGCAAGGGATCTCGCCTGCTACGATTCTTGAAAATATAGATGCCATGTGGATATAATGTCGGATTATTTTGAGTTACTCCCAAAAATAGGAGCCGTCAACTTTCGATCCAAATATGCCTTTGGAAACTCAAAAAGTACTTAATATTGTGGACTAAAACTTTAACAAGCGAAACATGAATTGTACAAAATGGAAGGCTTTCGGAAAAGCATCCGTTATCGCCCTGGCCTCCCTGGCCTTTTCAAACGACGCAGAAGCTCAAAAAGGAAAATGGGTTACCCTCTTCGACGGCAAAAGCCTGAATGGCTGGCATAGCTGGCAGCAGGATAAAGTGTTGCCGCAATGGAAAATCGAGGACGGCGCTGTGGTATTAACCGAAAAAGGTGGCAAAGACCTTGTTACCGACAAAGAATACGGCGATTTCGAGCTGGAACTCGAATGGAAAATCGCGGAAGGCGGTAATAGCGGGATCATTTACCATGTCGTAGAAGACAAAAAATACTGCTGCCCCTACTCGACCGGCCCGGAAATCCAGGTGCTGGACGATGTGAAGCATCCCGACGCAAAAGCAGGCAAAAACGGCAACCACAAAGCAGGCTCATTGTACGATATGCTGCCTCCAACCGACTTCTCGGCGGTAAAACCTGCCGGCGAATGGAACAAGGCGAGGATCGTCATCAAGGGTGGAAAAGGCGAAAGCTGGCTAAACGGTAAAAAAGTGGTGGAGTTCCCTACCCAGGGTGCTGAATGGAACAAACTCGTTGCCAACAGCAAGTTCAAAACCTGGGAAGGCTTCGGTGCGGCTTCCAAAGGGAAAATCGCATTGCAAGACCACGGCGACAAGGTTTCTTACCGCAACATCCGCATCAAGGAACTATAACAAATCGTTTTTCAGGTTTCCAGACCAATATTCCCGGCTGTAAACTCGCCTGAATGGCCAGTTTTTCAGCCGTAACAGAAGGGGCAGATAAGCATGAGGCTCTTTGGATGATTTACTGTAATGAT harbors:
- a CDS encoding HIT family protein; this translates as MASIFSRIVAGEIPCHKIAETADFLAFLDAFPITKGHTLVIPKKEVDYLFDLDDELYTRLFRFAKSIVPALEKTVPCLRIGVSVIGLEVPHAHVHLLPLNSMADADFSKKIKTSQEELAALAEKIRNNL
- a CDS encoding DUF1080 domain-containing protein, yielding MNCTKWKAFGKASVIALASLAFSNDAEAQKGKWVTLFDGKSLNGWHSWQQDKVLPQWKIEDGAVVLTEKGGKDLVTDKEYGDFELELEWKIAEGGNSGIIYHVVEDKKYCCPYSTGPEIQVLDDVKHPDAKAGKNGNHKAGSLYDMLPPTDFSAVKPAGEWNKARIVIKGGKGESWLNGKKVVEFPTQGAEWNKLVANSKFKTWEGFGAASKGKIALQDHGDKVSYRNIRIKEL
- a CDS encoding capsule assembly Wzi family protein produces the protein MGGFNHQVQWGGRLKKNLGLTGEALQMPTGFKNYVNAVIGSIGGSGDDITFFDSTSRIGNHLGSIDLAMEVETYGSSIFLYRQFIYEDGSLFYLTGLKDGLYGARVKRKNSYGANFEVNAVVLEFLYTKDQGGDDFVLDNGKKRGHDNYFNNQQVRDGWGYYDRTIGTPFIPPTSQTKWKWPNYADNFTSNNRVAMLHLGFEGTLFRRVQWMGKFSFSENSGAYLEPFHGSPRQFSGMLMMQSKLDVLGGLTLKGAYAADIGDLYRKTYGFMLGVRKDFSFY